The genomic DNA CTGCTCGGCGACGAAGTTCGGCTGGGATAGGAAGCGCTCGATTTTGCGGGCGCGGGCCACCAGCATCTTGTCATCGTCCGAAAGCTCGTCGATACCGAGAATCGCGATGATGTCCTGCAGCTCGCGGTAGCGCTGCAGCGTCTGCTGCACCCGGCGCGCCACGTCGTAGTGATCCTGGCCCACGATGCGCGGGTCGAGGTTCTTCGACGTGGAGGCGAGCGGGTCCACCGCCGGGTAGAGGCCCTTCGAGGCAATCGCGCGCTCGAGGTACACGTACGCGTCGAGGTGGGCGAACGTCGTGGCCGGCGCGGGGTCCGTCGGGTCGTCCGCAGGAACGTACACGGCCTGCACCGAGGTGACCGAGCCCTTGTTGGTCGAGGTGATGCGCTCCTGGAGCGCGCCCATCTCCGTGGCCAGCGTCGGCTGGTAGCCCACGGCGCTGGGCATACGGCCCAGAAGCGCGGACACCTCGGAACCAGCCTGCACGAACCGGAAGACGTTGTCCACAAAGATCAACACGTCGCTGCCCACCACGTCGCGGAAATACTCGGCCATCGTGAGGGCCGTCAGGGCCACGCGAAGGCGCGCTCCCGGCGGCTCGTTCATCTGGCCGAAGACCATGGCCGTCTTGTCGATGACCGCCTTCACCGTGCCGTCCTTGTCGGTGAACTTGGTCTCCTTCATCTCGAGCCAGAGGTCGTTGCCTTCGCGGGTGCGCTCGCCGACGCCGGCGAACATCGACACGCCGGAAGCCTCCACCGCGATGTTGCGGATCAGCTCCTGGATCAAAACCGTCTTGCCCAAACCCGCGCCGCCGAACAGGCCGATCTTGCCGCCCTTGTTGAACGGGATCAGCAGGTCGACGACCTTCAGACCCGTTTGGAGAAGCTCGACCTTGGTGGACTGCTCCTCGTAGCTGGGGGGCTGCCGATGGATCGGCAATCTCGGCGCTTCGGCAAGGGCTTTGGCCTTGGCTTCGCGAACTTCGG from Fimbriimonadaceae bacterium includes the following:
- the atpD gene encoding F0F1 ATP synthase subunit beta, whose protein sequence is MGPVVDCRFPTDSLPEIYNALVIKDDARGVDLTCEVAQHLGDDIVRTVALKSTDGLVRGMQAQDTGGPIQVPVGEATLGRVFNLLGQPIDVLTEGEHADAPEVREAKAKALAEAPRLPIHRQPPSYEEQSTKVELLQTGLKVVDLLIPFNKGGKIGLFGGAGLGKTVLIQELIRNIAVEASGVSMFAGVGERTREGNDLWLEMKETKFTDKDGTVKAVIDKTAMVFGQMNEPPGARLRVALTALTMAEYFRDVVGSDVLIFVDNVFRFVQAGSEVSALLGRMPSAVGYQPTLATEMGALQERITSTNKGSVTSVQAVYVPADDPTDPAPATTFAHLDAYVYLERAIASKGLYPAVDPLASTSKNLDPRIVGQDHYDVARRVQQTLQRYRELQDIIAILGIDELSDDDKMLVARARKIERFLSQPNFVAEQFTGNSGRYVTIEETVAAFKELVDGNLDDVPEQAFLYCGGLEDVHEKAKKLQAVGT